In Spinacia oleracea cultivar Varoflay chromosome 5, BTI_SOV_V1, whole genome shotgun sequence, a single window of DNA contains:
- the LOC110798424 gene encoding CASP-like protein 5B2 — protein MKDVVGSPGTKTGLMLRVGQCGFAAASIGFMALAAGFSSYTAFCYLIASMGLQVLWSFGLACLDAYALRIKKDIQSPVLVSLFVVGDWVTATLSLAAACSSAGIVVLYANDLSLCRTEHLPCLKYQLSVTFAFITWFLIALSSYLMLWILASV, from the exons ATGAAGGATGTAGTAGGAAGTCCAGGGACCAAGACTGGATTAATGTTAAGAGTTGGGCAGTGTGGATTTGCTGCTGCTTCAATTGGTTTTATGGCTTTAGCTGCTGGATTCTCCTCCTACACTGCTTTCTG TTATTTGATTGCATCTATGGGGCTTCAAGTGCTATGGAGCTTTGGACTTGCTTGTCTGGATGCCTATGCCTTGAGGATAAAGAAAGACATTCAGAGTCCAGTCTTAGTGAGCCTGTTTGTTGTTGGTGACTGG GTGACAGCTACTTTATCGCTTGCGGCTGCATGCTCATCAGCAGGAATAGTTGTACTGTATGCCAACGATCTATCCCTGTGCAGAACAGAGCATCTTCCTTGTTTGAAGTACCAGTTGTCTGTAACATTTGCATTCATCACCTGGTTTCTTATTGCCTTGTCTTCATATCTTATGTTATGGATTTTGGCCTCTGTCTGA